One Panicum virgatum strain AP13 chromosome 3N, P.virgatum_v5, whole genome shotgun sequence DNA segment encodes these proteins:
- the LOC120663421 gene encoding bifunctional bis(5'-adenosyl)-triphosphatase/adenylylsulfatase FHIT-like isoform X1 → MVNLPPLLPGHVLVCPKREVKRFADLSSDETSDLWVTAKEVGARLEQYHKASSLTFDIQDGPEAGQTVPHVHIHVIPRKKGDFEKNDEIYDAIDVKEKELKDKLDLDIERKDRSMEEMAHEANEYHALFS, encoded by the exons CATGTTCTTGTGTGCCCCAAGCGTGAAGTCAAAAGATTTGCTGATCTAAGTTCTGATGAGACAAGTGACTTATGGGTTACTGCAAAGGAAGTTGGTGCACGTCTTGAGCAGTATCATAAAGCATCTTCACTTACCTTTGATATTCAG GATGGTCCTGAAGCTGGCCAGACAGTTCCACATGTCCACATTCATGTCATCCCGAGGAAGAAAGGGGATTTtgagaaaaatgatgaaatataTGATGCG ATTGATGTGAAAGAGAAAGAATTGAAGGACAAGCTTGACCTGGACATTGAGAGGAAAGATAGAAGCATGGAAGAAATGGCTCATGAGGCCAATGAGTACCATGCTCTTTTCTCCTAG
- the LOC120663421 gene encoding bifunctional bis(5'-adenosyl)-triphosphatase/adenylylsulfatase FHIT-like isoform X2: MRQVTYGLLQRKLVHVLSSIIKHLHLPLIFSDITYQDGPEAGQTVPHVHIHVIPRKKGDFEKNDEIYDAIDVKEKELKDKLDLDIERKDRSMEEMAHEANEYHALFS; encoded by the exons ATGAGACAAGTGACTTATGGGTTACTGCAAAGGAAGTTGGTGCACGTCTTGAGCAGTATCATAAAGCATCTTCACTTACCTTTGATATTCAG TGATATTACTTATCAGGATGGTCCTGAAGCTGGCCAGACAGTTCCACATGTCCACATTCATGTCATCCCGAGGAAGAAAGGGGATTTtgagaaaaatgatgaaatataTGATGCG ATTGATGTGAAAGAGAAAGAATTGAAGGACAAGCTTGACCTGGACATTGAGAGGAAAGATAGAAGCATGGAAGAAATGGCTCATGAGGCCAATGAGTACCATGCTCTTTTCTCCTAG
- the LOC120663420 gene encoding protein LURP-one-related 5-like has protein sequence MSNRIHPSDASRGGRARRAAPAPTDRRPAVYTVWKRSSMGFQGTDGFCVYDDAGRLAFRVDNYSRRRKLCAGELLLMDGQGTPLLSLRPQLLSLHDRWNCYTATEEGGLDKKPSPTSQQQVFTMSRCSALKSSDEAEVHMSAAGTASSSSSSLSCKHPQVAAAPAYRIEGSFSRRNCKIRRGSDGKEAARIGRKSAGVASRPVATLGDDVFSLVVRPGVDVATIMAIVVVMDRICHKPYTPMVCSSQ, from the exons AtgagcaataggatccatccgTCCGATGCCAGCCGCGGCGGCCGTGCCCgtcgcgcggcgccggcgccgacggatCGCCGGCCGGCGGTGTACACGGTGTGGAAGAGGTCCAGCATGGGCTTCCAGGGCACCGACGGCTTCTGCGTCTACGACGACGCGGGCAGGCTGGCGTTCCGGGTCGACAACTACTCTCGGCGGCGGAAGCtctgcgccggcgagctcctgctCATGGATGGACAGGGCACGCCGCTCCTGTCCCTCAGGCCGCAG CTTCTCAGCCTGCACGATCGCTGGAATTGCTACACGGCAACGGAAGAAGGCGGCCTCGACAAGAAGCCGTCTCCCACATCACAGCAGCAGGTCTTCACGATGAGCAGGTGCTCAGCTCTGAAGAGCAGCGACGAAGCAGAGGTCCACATGTCAGCAGCAGGCACCGCTTCATCGTCATCATCTAGCCTCAGCTGCAAGCACCCGCAGGTTGCCGCCGCTCCGGCCTACCGGATCGAGGGCTCCTTCTCCAGGAGGAACTGCAAGATCCGTCGTGGCAGCGACGGCAAGGAGGCGGCGCGGATAGGGAGGAAGAGCGCCGGCGTGGCGTCCAGACCGGTAGCGACGCTCGGAGACGACGTGTTCAGCCTCGTTGTCCGGCCAGGCGTGGACGTGGCGACGATCATGGCTATTGTTGTTGTAATGGACAGGATCTGTCACAAACCGTACACGCCCATGGTGTGCTCGTCACAGTAG